In a genomic window of Theropithecus gelada isolate Dixy chromosome 15, Tgel_1.0, whole genome shotgun sequence:
- the LOC112607651 gene encoding NUT family member 2D isoform X3 yields MASNGAYPVLGPGVTVNPGASLSVFTALPFTTPAPGPAHGPPLVTAAVPPGGPLVLSAFPSTPLVAGQDGHGPSGAGASNVFVQMRTEMGPVKAPQAQTLVLTQNPLVWQAPGALCGGVVCPPPLLLAAAPVVPVMAAQLVGGTQACEGGWSQGLPVPPPPPPAAQMPPIMSHAGPWPQGAHGEGSLAPSQTKAPPDDSCNPKSVYENFRLWQRYKPLARRHLPQSPDTEALSCFLIPVLRSLARRKPTMTLEEGLWRAVLEWQHTSNFDRMIFYEMAEKFLEFEAEEEMQIQKAQWMKEPQSLPPPAPPRLEPQGPPAPEVAKQPVYLPSKAGPKVPTASLPPPRPQRPAETKARLSPPRPHRRIETKARLPPPRPQRPAETKVPEEIPPEVVQEYVDIMEELLGPPLGATGQPEKQREEGEVEQPQEEDWTPPDPGLLSYIDKLCSQKDFVTKVEAVIHPRFLEELLSPDPQMDFLALSQELEQEEGLTLAQGAPSDAPGTDRC; encoded by the exons ATGGCTTCAAATGGAG CATACCCAGTGCTGGGACCGGGCGTGACCGTGAACCCTGGCGCCTCCCTGTCTGTGTTCACGGCTCTGCCCTTTACCACACCCGCTCCTGGCCCAGCACACGGGCCACCCCTCGTGACTGCAGCGGTTCCTCCCGGCGGCCCTCTGGTgctgtctgccttccccagcacaCCTCTGGTGGCAGGACAGGATGGCCACGGCCCGAGTGGGGCTGGGGCTTCTAATGTCTTTGTCCAGATGAGGACAGAAATGGGGCCTGTGAAGGCCCCTCAGGCACAGACCTTGGTCCTAACTCAGAACCCCCTTGTCTGGCAGGCTCCAGGCGCCCTCTGCGGAGGTGTCGTGTGTCCACCTCCCCTACTCCTGGCAGCTGCTCCTGTGGTGCCTGTTATGGCTGCCCAGCTGGTTGGGGGCACCCAGGCCTGTGAGGGAGGCTGGTCCCAGGGCCTTCCtgttccaccaccaccaccaccggcTGCCCAGATGCCCCCCATCATGTCCCACGCTGGGCCATGGCCACAAGGGGCTCATGGAGAGGGCAGCCTGGCTCCCTCCCAGACCAAGGCCCCACCAGacgactcctgtaatcccaagagTGTCTATGAGAACTTCCGACTCTGGCAGCGCTACAAGCCCTTGGCCCGTAGGCACCTTCCCCAGAGTCCTGACACCGAAGCGCTTTCCTGCTTCCTCAT CCCAGTTCTCCGATCCCTGGCCCGGCGGAAGCCCACCATGACGCTGGAGGAGGGACTGTGGCGGGCCGTGCTCGAATGGCAGCACACGAGCAACTTTGACCGGATGATCTTCTACGAGATGGCGGAAAA GTTCCTGGAGTTCGAGGCTGAGGAGGAGATGCAGATTCAGAAAGCGCAGTGGATGAAGGAGCCCCAGAgcctgcctcctccagccccGCCAAGGCTTGAACCTCAAGGACCCCCGGCCCCTGAGGTGGCCAAGCAGCCAG tGTACCTTCCCAGCAAGGCCGGCCCCAAGGTCCCGACTGCTTCCCTGCCACCACCCAGGCCCCAGAGGCCAGCGGAGACCAAGGCCCGCCTGTCACCACCCAGGCCCCACCGGCGAATAGAGACCAAGGCCCGCCTGCCACCACCCAGGCCCCAGAGGCCAGCAGAGACCAAAGTCCCCGAGGAGATCCCCCCAGAAGTGGTGCAGGAGTATGTGGACATCATGGAGGAGCTGCTGGGGCCTCCCCTCGGGGCCACGGGGCAGCCCGAAAAACAACGGGAAGAGGGCGAAGTGGAGCAGCCACAGGAAGAGGATTGGACACCCCCAGACCCGGGCCTCCTGAGCTACATTGACAAGCTGTGTTCCCAGAAAGACTTCGTCACCAAG GTAGAGGCCGTCATTCACCCCCGATTCCTGGAAGAATTGCTTTCCCCAGATCCACAGATGGATTTCTTGGCCCTAAGCCAggagctggagcaggaggaaggactCACCCTTGCCCAG G GGGCCCCTTCAGATGCTCCAGGGACTGACAGATGCTGA
- the LOC112607651 gene encoding NUT family member 2D isoform X2, which translates to MASNGAYPVLGPGVTVNPGASLSVFTALPFTTPAPGPAHGPPLVTAAVPPGGPLVLSAFPSTPLVAGQDGHGPSGAGASNVFVQMRTEMGPVKAPQAQTLVLTQNPLVWQAPGALCGGVVCPPPLLLAAAPVVPVMAAQLVGGTQACEGGWSQGLPVPPPPPPAAQMPPIMSHAGPWPQGAHGEGSLAPSQTKAPPDDSCNPKSVYENFRLWQRYKPLARRHLPQSPDTEALSCFLIPVLRSLARRKPTMTLEEGLWRAVLEWQHTSNFDRMIFYEMAEKFLEFEAEEEMQIQKAQWMKEPQSLPPPAPPRLEPQGPPAPEVAKQPVYLPSKAGPKVPTASLPPPRPQRPAETKARLPPPRPQRPAETKVPEEIPPEVVQEYVDIMEELLGPPLGATGQPEKQREEGEVEQPQEEDWTPPDPGLLSYIDKLCSQKDFVTKVEAVIHPRFLEELLSPDPQMDFLALSQELEQEEGLTLAQGAPSDAPGTDRC; encoded by the exons ATGGCTTCAAATGGAG CATACCCAGTGCTGGGACCGGGCGTGACCGTGAACCCTGGCGCCTCCCTGTCTGTGTTCACGGCTCTGCCCTTTACCACACCCGCTCCTGGCCCAGCACACGGGCCACCCCTCGTGACTGCAGCGGTTCCTCCCGGCGGCCCTCTGGTgctgtctgccttccccagcacaCCTCTGGTGGCAGGACAGGATGGCCACGGCCCGAGTGGGGCTGGGGCTTCTAATGTCTTTGTCCAGATGAGGACAGAAATGGGGCCTGTGAAGGCCCCTCAGGCACAGACCTTGGTCCTAACTCAGAACCCCCTTGTCTGGCAGGCTCCAGGCGCCCTCTGCGGAGGTGTCGTGTGTCCACCTCCCCTACTCCTGGCAGCTGCTCCTGTGGTGCCTGTTATGGCTGCCCAGCTGGTTGGGGGCACCCAGGCCTGTGAGGGAGGCTGGTCCCAGGGCCTTCCtgttccaccaccaccaccaccggcTGCCCAGATGCCCCCCATCATGTCCCACGCTGGGCCATGGCCACAAGGGGCTCATGGAGAGGGCAGCCTGGCTCCCTCCCAGACCAAGGCCCCACCAGacgactcctgtaatcccaagagTGTCTATGAGAACTTCCGACTCTGGCAGCGCTACAAGCCCTTGGCCCGTAGGCACCTTCCCCAGAGTCCTGACACCGAAGCGCTTTCCTGCTTCCTCAT CCCAGTTCTCCGATCCCTGGCCCGGCGGAAGCCCACCATGACGCTGGAGGAGGGACTGTGGCGGGCCGTGCTCGAATGGCAGCACACGAGCAACTTTGACCGGATGATCTTCTACGAGATGGCGGAAAA GTTCCTGGAGTTCGAGGCTGAGGAGGAGATGCAGATTCAGAAAGCGCAGTGGATGAAGGAGCCCCAGAgcctgcctcctccagccccGCCAAGGCTTGAACCTCAAGGACCCCCGGCCCCTGAGGTGGCCAAGCAGCCAG tGTACCTTCCCAGCAAGGCCGGCCCCAAGGTCCCGACTGCTTCCCTGCCACCACCCAGGCCCCAGAGGCCAGCGGAGACCAAG GCCCGCCTGCCACCACCCAGGCCCCAGAGGCCAGCAGAGACCAAAGTCCCCGAGGAGATCCCCCCAGAAGTGGTGCAGGAGTATGTGGACATCATGGAGGAGCTGCTGGGGCCTCCCCTCGGGGCCACGGGGCAGCCCGAAAAACAACGGGAAGAGGGCGAAGTGGAGCAGCCACAGGAAGAGGATTGGACACCCCCAGACCCGGGCCTCCTGAGCTACATTGACAAGCTGTGTTCCCAGAAAGACTTCGTCACCAAG GTAGAGGCCGTCATTCACCCCCGATTCCTGGAAGAATTGCTTTCCCCAGATCCACAGATGGATTTCTTGGCCCTAAGCCAggagctggagcaggaggaaggactCACCCTTGCCCAG G GGGCCCCTTCAGATGCTCCAGGGACTGACAGATGCTGA
- the LOC112607651 gene encoding NUT family member 2D isoform X1 has product MASNGAYPVLGPGVTVNPGASLSVFTALPFTTPAPGPAHGPPLVTAAVPPGGPLVLSAFPSTPLVAGQDGHGPSGAGASNVFVQMRTEMGPVKAPQAQTLVLTQNPLVWQAPGALCGGVVCPPPLLLAAAPVVPVMAAQLVGGTQACEGGWSQGLPVPPPPPPAAQMPPIMSHAGPWPQGAHGEGSLAPSQTKAPPDDSCNPKSVYENFRLWQRYKPLARRHLPQSPDTEALSCFLIPVLRSLARRKPTMTLEEGLWRAVLEWQHTSNFDRMIFYEMAEKFLEFEAEEEMQIQKAQWMKEPQSLPPPAPPRLEPQGPPAPEVAKQPVYLPSKAGPKVPTASLPPPRPQRPAETKARLSPPRPHRRIETKARLPPPRPQRPAETKVPEEIPPEVVQEYVDIMEELLGPPLGATGQPEKQREEGEVEQPQEEDWTPPDPGLLSYIDKLCSQKDFVTKVEAVIHPRFLEELLSPDPQMDFLALSQELEQEEGLTLAQLVEKRLLPLKEKQHARAAPSHGVAQLDSSPSKFAAAQGTERDIPDPQQGVDMETCPPQTAARDPQGRGRARTGMARSKDPAVPLGCQDSSGLRAARSFSPPQDHRPTCPGLGTKDALDLPGGSPVRESHGLVQGSSEEEELPSLAFLLGSQHKLLPWRLPQSPVPALGLLSPEKWGPQGVLQSPSAQRRGLSLAPSLATKSKKRPLFGSPSPAEKTPHPGPGLRVSGEQSLAGGLGGPSQSQKRKGDLLVSRKKKKRHCSQ; this is encoded by the exons ATGGCTTCAAATGGAG CATACCCAGTGCTGGGACCGGGCGTGACCGTGAACCCTGGCGCCTCCCTGTCTGTGTTCACGGCTCTGCCCTTTACCACACCCGCTCCTGGCCCAGCACACGGGCCACCCCTCGTGACTGCAGCGGTTCCTCCCGGCGGCCCTCTGGTgctgtctgccttccccagcacaCCTCTGGTGGCAGGACAGGATGGCCACGGCCCGAGTGGGGCTGGGGCTTCTAATGTCTTTGTCCAGATGAGGACAGAAATGGGGCCTGTGAAGGCCCCTCAGGCACAGACCTTGGTCCTAACTCAGAACCCCCTTGTCTGGCAGGCTCCAGGCGCCCTCTGCGGAGGTGTCGTGTGTCCACCTCCCCTACTCCTGGCAGCTGCTCCTGTGGTGCCTGTTATGGCTGCCCAGCTGGTTGGGGGCACCCAGGCCTGTGAGGGAGGCTGGTCCCAGGGCCTTCCtgttccaccaccaccaccaccggcTGCCCAGATGCCCCCCATCATGTCCCACGCTGGGCCATGGCCACAAGGGGCTCATGGAGAGGGCAGCCTGGCTCCCTCCCAGACCAAGGCCCCACCAGacgactcctgtaatcccaagagTGTCTATGAGAACTTCCGACTCTGGCAGCGCTACAAGCCCTTGGCCCGTAGGCACCTTCCCCAGAGTCCTGACACCGAAGCGCTTTCCTGCTTCCTCAT CCCAGTTCTCCGATCCCTGGCCCGGCGGAAGCCCACCATGACGCTGGAGGAGGGACTGTGGCGGGCCGTGCTCGAATGGCAGCACACGAGCAACTTTGACCGGATGATCTTCTACGAGATGGCGGAAAA GTTCCTGGAGTTCGAGGCTGAGGAGGAGATGCAGATTCAGAAAGCGCAGTGGATGAAGGAGCCCCAGAgcctgcctcctccagccccGCCAAGGCTTGAACCTCAAGGACCCCCGGCCCCTGAGGTGGCCAAGCAGCCAG tGTACCTTCCCAGCAAGGCCGGCCCCAAGGTCCCGACTGCTTCCCTGCCACCACCCAGGCCCCAGAGGCCAGCGGAGACCAAGGCCCGCCTGTCACCACCCAGGCCCCACCGGCGAATAGAGACCAAGGCCCGCCTGCCACCACCCAGGCCCCAGAGGCCAGCAGAGACCAAAGTCCCCGAGGAGATCCCCCCAGAAGTGGTGCAGGAGTATGTGGACATCATGGAGGAGCTGCTGGGGCCTCCCCTCGGGGCCACGGGGCAGCCCGAAAAACAACGGGAAGAGGGCGAAGTGGAGCAGCCACAGGAAGAGGATTGGACACCCCCAGACCCGGGCCTCCTGAGCTACATTGACAAGCTGTGTTCCCAGAAAGACTTCGTCACCAAG GTAGAGGCCGTCATTCACCCCCGATTCCTGGAAGAATTGCTTTCCCCAGATCCACAGATGGATTTCTTGGCCCTAAGCCAggagctggagcaggaggaaggactCACCCTTGCCCAG CTGGTGGAGAAGCGCCTCCTACCTTTGAAGGAGAAACAGCATGCGAGGGCAGCCCCTAGTCATGGCGTGGCCCAGTTGGACTCAAGTCCTTCTAAGTTTGCAGCTGCTCAAGGAACAGAGAGAGACATCCCTGACCCCCAACAAGGGGTTGACATGGAAACCTGCCCACCCCAGACGGCTGCCCGGGACCCTCAGGGACGAGGCAGAGCACGCACCGGCATGGCCAGGTCCAAAGACCCTGCGGTGCCTTTGGGATGTCAGGATTCCTCCGGGCTGAGGGCTGCTCGGTCATTCTCTCCTCCCCAGGACCACAgacccacctgccctggcctgggGACCAAGGACGCCTTGGATCTCCCTGGAGGGTCTCCTGTCAGGGAGTCACACGGACTGGTTCAGGGGTCAAGTGAGGAGGAGGAGCTCCCCAGCCTGGCCTTCCTCTTGGGTTCCCAGCACAAGTTGCTGCCCTGGAGGCTACCCCAGAGCCCTGTCCCTGCCTTGGGCCTTCTCAGCCCAGAAAAATGGGGACCCCAGGGAGTTCTTCAGTCCCCATCTGCTCAAAGAAGAGGCCTCAGCCTAGCACCCTCTCTTGCTACCAAGTCCAAGAAGCGACCTCTCTTCGGAAGCCCATCCCCTGCTGAAAAGACACCCCACCCAGGGCCTGGGCTCAGGGTCTCTGGGGAGCAATCCCTGGCTGGGGGGCTCGGTGGCCCCTCACAGTCTCAAAAGAGAAAGGGTGACCTCTTGGTctccaggaagaagaagaagcgGCATTGTAGCCAGTAG